The proteins below come from a single Myripristis murdjan chromosome 10, fMyrMur1.1, whole genome shotgun sequence genomic window:
- the LOC115366503 gene encoding sodium bicarbonate transporter-like protein 11: MEVKKVLHFVPSETPSTGTSKNGYVFQEMELRDGEQEDSEQRRDSPVTHKDHIYDNQIQISVSDPDGPGYGLLNTTRKYVKPMNFQEEVRGHRDLDGFLAEASILLDEKAATLDEVLKRMLTHVVENGHGSCDVDEVMDSLFTDAGGKEVNVHLLSETIQGVTATSTGIRYQQSWLCILSNVRSLQRRHVCIARLERPQNWGVNCCEARYVILILAPPRTKSTKTAIELGRTFATMFSGISFRQKLLETKTQEEFKQELVYQRQQLSIASDKLVIEEVEDTDPRRGKAIACSDFFKAGKGVYNDLRRRLPLYPSDFTDGIIGKDRCLLKYTTTAIFLYIAILLPAIAFGSLNDESTRGEIDVQKTIVGQSIGGVIYALFAGSPLVIPLTTAPLAIFISVIRGICDDYDLDFAAFYACIGLWNSLFLILGGLFNVSLLMKLFKRSTEEVIALFISIAFVVDALKGTAKIFQHFYHGPTLASTNSTLVIQHIKEILEQAENATVSALGHGNETGPVTGHAEGHLSIILPESLVVCTRERPILCLLLMLGTLWLGYALYLIKRSPYLNDKIREVVSDCALPISVVIFSFIGSYLFLDIQLPVFNVYDGPVFNFAPFDKLTGMNTLSAVGLGFLLALLIFIDQNIVISLTHVPEHKLLKGTTFHWDLMLTGFINILMSCLGLPWMHAAFPHSSLHARQLAKVEQHVENGHLYTTIVSVRETRLTSLAAYILIGLSVFMLPVPLQWIPKPVLYGLFLYIAATSLDGNQMVDRMALLLKEQTSYPPTHYIRRVPQRNVHYFTGLQIMQLIILCAFGMYPLPYMKMVFPLLMILLVPVRTSLLPRLIDAKYLDIMDAQHM; the protein is encoded by the exons agactCCATCCACTGGGACATCCAAGAATGGCTATGTTTTCCAGGAGATGG AGCTGCGTGATGGGGAGCAGGAGGACTCTGAGCAGCGCAGAGACTCCCCTGTCACTCACAAAGACCACATCTATGACAACCAGATTCAGATCAgtgtttcag ATCCTGACGGCCCCGGCTATGGGCTTTTAAACACGACAAGAAAA TATGTAAAGCCAATGAACTTCCAAGAGGAAGTTCGGGGCCACAGGGACCTGGACGGCTTCTTGGCCGAAGCCAGCATCCTATTGGATGAGAAAGCTGCCACTTTGGATGAGGTCCTGAAGCGCATGTTGACTCATGTGGTGGAGAACGGCCATGGAAGCTGCGATGTGGATGAGGTTATGGACTCACTGTTCACAGATGCAGGAGGGAAGGAGGTCAATG TGCACCTTCTATCAGAGACCATTCAGGGTGTAACTGCTACTTCTACTGGCATTCGCTACCAGCAGTCCTGGCTTTGTATTCT CTCTAATGTGAGGAGTCTCCAGAGACGTCACGTCTGCATTGCCCGTCTGGAGAGGCCACAGAACTGGGGCGTCAACTGCTGTGAAGCTCGTTACGTCATCCTCATTCTTGCCCCTCCCAGAACG AAAAGCACGAAGACAGCCATCGAGCTGGGCAGAACTTTTGCCACCATGTTCTCAGGCATTTCCTTCAGACAGAAGCTTCTGGAGACCAAGACCCAGGAGGAGTTCAAACAGGAACTGGTCTACCAGCGACAGCAGCTCTCCATAGCCAGTGACAAACTGGTCATAGAGGAAGTGGAGGACACAGACCCACGCAGAGGAAAAGCAATCGCG TGCAGTGATTTCTTCAAAGCTGGCAAGGGTGTTTACAATGACCTTCGTCGAAGACTCCCTCTCTATCCCTCAGACTTCACAGACG GTATTATTGGGAAAGACCGCTGTCTACTGAAATACACCACCACTGCTATTTTCCTCTACATTGCAATTCTACTGCCTGCTATCGCCTTTGGCTCACTGAATGATGAAAGCACAAGAGGAGAAATAG ATGTTCAGAAGACCATTGTTGGGCAGAGCATTGGAGGCGTGATCTATGCGTTGTTTGCTGGCTCACCCCTGGTCATTCCACTGACCACTGCCCCTCTTGCCATCTTCATAAGCG TGATCAGGGGGATCTGTGATGACTATGACCTAGACTTTGCTGCTTTCTATGCTTGCATCGGCTTATGGAACAGTTTGTTCCTCATCCTTGGAGGCTTATTCAATGTCAGTCTGCTGATGAAACTTTTCAAACG TTCAACAGAAGAagttattgcattgttcatctCAATAGCCTTTGTCGTGGATGCACTGAAAGGCACTGCCAAAA TTTTTCAACACTTCTACCACGGGCCCACGCTGGCTTCTACAAACAGCACTCTGGTGATTCAGCATATTAAGGAGATTCTGGAGCAGGCTGAGAATGCAACAGTATCTGCGCTTGGGCATGGGAACGAGACTGGACCGGTGACTGGGCATGCAGAGGGGCACCTGTCAATCATCCTGCCTGAATCTTTGGTGGTATGCACCAGAGAGAGGCCCATCCTCTGCCTGTTGCTCATGCTAGGGACTTTGTGGCTGGGTTATGCCCTCTACCTCATCAAGAGGAG CCCATATCTGAATGACAAAATCAGAGAGGTGGTGTCTGACTGTGCTTTACCAATCTCTGTGGTGATATTTTCTTTCATCGGCTCCTACCTTTTTCTTGACATACAAC TCCCGGTGTTCAATGTCTACGATGGCCCAGTCTTCAATTTCGCTCCATTTGACAAGCTGACAGGAATGAACACTCTCAGTGCTGTGGGCCTGGGCTTCCTCCTTGCATTGCTCATTTTCATAGACCAGAACATTGTCATTTCACTCACACATGTACCAGAACACAA GTTGCTAAAAGGCACAACGTTCCACTGGGACTTAATGCTGACTGGCTTCATCAACATCCTCATGTCCTGTCTGGGGTTGCCATGGATGCACGCTGCCTTCCCACATTCCTCTCTGCACGCCCGTCAGCTGGCCAAAGTGGAACAGCATGTCGAGAATGGACACCTCTACACAAC GATTGTCAGTGTGAGGGAGACACGTTTGACCTCCTTGGCGGCCTACATCCTGATTGGCCTGTCGGTGTTCATGCTGCCCGTCCCACTGCAGTGGATCCCCAAGCCAGTCCTCTACGGCCTCTTCCTTTACATCGCAGCTACTTCGCTTGACGGTAACCAGATGGTGGACCGCATGGCCCTGCTACTTAAGGAACAG ACTTCCTATCCTCCCACCCACTACATCCGCCGTGTGCCTCAGAGGAACGTCCACTATTTCACAGGGCTGCAGATCATGCAGCTGATCATTCTGTGTGCCTTTGGGATGTATCCTCTGCCCTACATGAAGATGGTCTTCCCCTTACTCATGATCTTGCTTGTCCCTGTCAG GACCAGCTTGCTTCCCAGATTAATTGATGCCAAGTAT